Below is a genomic region from Medicago truncatula cultivar Jemalong A17 chromosome 3, MtrunA17r5.0-ANR, whole genome shotgun sequence.
AACCCAATTATTTAAAGTTGTACATAAATGCATAATATCGATATTAAGCAGGAAGAGACATCTTCAAGAAGTCTTTTTCGAATTTCAAGCTAGAGGCCATCTTGAATGTGTTTACTGCTTCAGAGATAGAGGGAAAACACAAGCCATATTTGAGATTGGAATTAGGAAAACGAGCACAATAATTCCCACTACCCTTTTCTGTGCATTCAGTATGAGACCAACATAACTTAGGTTGTTCCTCTACCTTCTTCTTAAGCTCTGCAGATGAATGAGGAGTGACACATTTAAAGTTAAGCCGCGGAGGAAGTGATGCAATAAAGGGTTCGCAGTCACAATCGCCACTACAATAAAGTCGAGGGTAAGGGCAATAAGCGCCACATTTATCTGCTTCTACTTTCTTCATTGGGAATATCActgtaaatgataaagctaatTAAGGATTGAACAATATACACATACCATTATtaacattattataaaaataaaattagttaccaattttagattaaaaaaactgaaatttatGTGTTTTAATAGCTTTCAAAAAGAGTCAAACACAATTCAAACCTCTCAATTTTGGTGTATTTCTGACCTTTAGTTGGCATCAGAGCAAAGTCTCTGAAATTTTACTTAACCGTGTAAGAGAAATGATCCTAAGAAAAATATAACCTCCGTTACCTCCATTCCAAAAAGTGATTCCAAGAATGATTCATATATGTCTAGACTACCTATGATCAGTAGTGATGTAGACAGAGACGGATCTAGACATTCGGTATATGTGtgactaaaattttaaaaaaaataatgcaaacaatatgaaaaataagaaataacattGTTTGATACAATACAATTTCAATGAAAATGGTCTCCTatccatttgttgaaaatgcGAAAATAACGGCGCCGctaatttttaaaagaacattTCTTTCTATATAAGTTACAGTATAAGATAGTCATTTAACCACAAATCACTTATTTTGTTGCATAGTTGATTGTTCACAATTTTTGTAGCTGAAAAAACACGTTCAACACTTGCAATTGCTACCCACAATAGCAACTAACTTAAAAGCTTATAAACCATAACAAATATGTTGCACTTATTTGTTTCGTGGGAGAGAGAAATGTTTTGATATAGttgtatgttttatttattaaaaaaaaaaaaaataattggggAGTGGATGTGTGCCTTTAGCCACACATGGCCACACAATGCATCCGCCTCTGGATGTAGAAGAGTTGGCTTGATGGAAAAAACAAACTATACAGTATCTGCATATACATGCCACACAttactagaagaaaaaaaacaaaactagcgACATAAATTAGTGACAAAAAGAATGAAATCCCTCACCAATTTTATTCTCGCATAATTTAGTAACCTAATTAAAGaggaattttatgtttttcatctCTTAATTACACTAgctaatttttgcattttagtGACCTATGACGTGGCTTCAAAGTTGAAACATAtacttaataaattaatatttaggaCAGTGGATAATTGATAATTGGGAGTAGATTCCGATTAATTTTTCTCATGATTTCGAAAAAATAAGTAGAAATGCATGGTATATATATAGGTGAGAAAGATGGTTGAAATACATACAGAATGCGGCAAGCAAGAAGACAGCCAAAGGAGCTAGCTTAACATAAGTCATTGTTCTATCAAAAGAAAGAACCAGCTAcaaaatactattgtttgtatTGCACTAGTTCATTTCTTGCATTCAACAATTTATAgacaaaataaaagttaattgcttataaaaaaaataaataaaaaattcagaagCGAGGGACACGACGTTAATTgcttatgaaataaataaataaaaaataattggtcCCCTCTCATCAAAGAAAATCTTCTATCTGCTTATCTATAATTTAGGGTAGAAAAAACACAAGCTTCTATGTGGTTGATAGTAGTTTTGCGTATAAGGCATCTATCCTCAATGGTGCTGCACCATCCGGTCAAATGACCGTGCCATGTAAATTGTATCTGCATGTCTCAAGTGCAGTTAAATAATCTATCTTCAGAGATTACAATCGTGATTCTATCATATTTAACACAAAGTTGAAGTAGTTAACTCAAGAGAATGTTGTAGACATTGTGTGTCAAGGATTTTGATCGCAAAGTGGATCTATTATTCAACAAATACATTTTCCTTTAGATTAACAATAGTCTTCCATGGCCAATTCCATACAGCGGATGATCTTCCATGAAAATTTCGATTATGGATCTTGCCTTAATTTCTGCTAAGAATCTCATATCGGATAGGTGATGGCCTgataatgtgtttataagtgggggcaatcctcacctcataaGCCGGTTCTgtaccagtcttgataggaacaaaatgcgctgacttcgtcaaccgatcaacaatcacccaaatcgaatcgaaacccttactagtcttaggcaacgctccaacaaaatccatagaaatgctatcccacttccactctggcacaaacaacggttgcatcaaacccgacggtctctgatgttcaatcttcgatttctgacaaaccaaacaagcataaacaaactcagcaatctccttcttcattcctggccaccaaaacaaccttttcaaatcctgatacatcttagttgctcctgaatggatactcaaactacttatatgaccttcgtccaaaatttgcctcttaagctcaagaACATCTGgtacacaaactcgatcacgaaacatcaagacattattctcatccaatctaaagtctgcacctttaccttgattaaccaacgtcactcggtctacgagttccaaatcttccttctgaccattcttgatctcttccaaaatattgtttgtcaacttcaacatacccaaccttaCACCATCAGATGTCAACTCACTAACTAAACTCaaatctcgaaactgctcaatcaattccaactctttaaccatcaaagcagacatatgcaaagtctttctactcaaagcatccgcaacaacattagcctttccgggatgataactcaactgaaaatcaaaatccttaagatattccaaccatcttctctgcctcatattcaactctttctgatcaaacaaatacttcaaactcttgtggtcactgaacacctcaaacttagaaccatacagataatgtctccaaatcttcaatgtatacacaacagccgtcaattccaaatcatgagtcggataattcttctcatgcactttcaactgcctcgaagcataagctacaacctgacgattctgcataagcacaccaccaagacccatcttagaagcatcacaatacacaacaaacgattccttcggatttggcaaaatcaacaccggagctgaagtcaacctcttcttcaactcttggaaactcttctcacacttggcatcccaaacataagcttgtcctttccgagtcaactgcgtcaatggcaacgccaacttagagaatccctcaatgaaccttcGATActaaccggccaaaccaagaaagcttctaatctcaaaaacagacttaggagactcccactacaacactgcatcaaccttggaaggatccacagaaataccacccttagaaatcacatgaccaaggaaactcacttccttcaaccaaaactcacacttagacaacttagcacataactgattctccttcaaagaagcAAACATCATGAACACGCAAGCTTCACCATCTAAAGATCTCTTCACTTGCTCTGCGGTCaagaacttcctatctaactcttctaccggcttcgaaaaagtcacactcttagtcaaacaattaatgctaaccccaaaagctaacaaccaatccataccaaaaataacatccatatgcttcaacggaagacaaacaagatccaactcaaaatcaacatcaccaaaattaacagaACACTTAACACAAACCACAACCAACTGAGCCTCCGCAACCAAGATATGTTCCCTTGCCAGACTAACACAAACCACTAACCGAtaagaaaacaacacaacagAGCAAGTGCCGAAGGTACTAAACTACCATTCGCCCACaacagggaaaaacaacaaagattaatctaaacacgactgaccatggctctgataccaacttgtaacactcttatttctattaaagcaattaaacatacgaataatacatttattcaagaaatagaggctacgccacattcaaaattcaaaaaccaataaacatgtatataaacctcaacagtcgcagcggaatataaaccagagtaatccaaatatacacgttatgaataataaattacatcaacatagatgcatctcaaaaatcccaacaaacgggtaatctccaaacataacaaaaatccaaaataaaagataatctagaccgacacaactaagcctagatcagagccgactaaacatctaaacaccgatatcggagaaagctctcgatatccaccaagcacaaaactCAACAAGCATCTAAACCTGCACAAcatctacccatccatacagataggcaggcggtccataacagatccactgggagtaagtattacattatcataatccaaataacagttaacatgaatatttcaatttaaacatcatgcacttgatcaataataatattctcatatcaatacttacatcaaatcccaatatctcacattaataatcatcaatcacatgtgtcatgaacaaatatcaattcacaattattcatacacaatcaccaatcatatacatcatgaacaatcattaatcacacacatttcatgaacaatcgtTAATCACaattcatgaacaatcaccaatcatattccatgaacaatcaccaatcatattccatgaacattcattaatcacatttcatggacaatcatcaatcacatgtgtcaaacatcaattcacaattattcacACATACTcaccaatcaccaatcacattttcaaatatgactcatgtcatgatatgcacttattgacacataaatgcatgtggtaccaaatctccaaaaggtcgtcacctccaaatccagatctcaaaagatctctgccaggccgaagccctataacgaataaaacatcgtatccagatctcaaaagatctctgctagaCCGAAGTCCaaaactagatctcaaaagatatctgtcaggccgaagccctataacgaataaaacatcgtatctcaacacgactatgatgcatggacatgtacaaggactcgataatgcgacaacaatcacaattttctccacaatatataggacaacacccaattatattgttcatctccacaacatttgcattatcaagaaaacatgcccatacacaaataaatcatagtattcaccatcacacatcaacatgattatcaataatcaacaatgtcattcaacatcaactatatcatatagtttcaccattccaaacaattctcatatcccaagtaagagaacatacaacatcttatgacaaatatcatatccaacatataaccattcaacatcaactaacacatatagtttcaccattcaagcattccttacattctaagtaagatagcatgcatatctcatgataaacatcatatccaaaatacaatcattcattcatacaactccACGTAGTCATACAAGAACGGTCACcataactcacaagacaattggctcaaaacatttccgacaaaaatccaaatcatgtggcaaacggccaacattgataattttcaaagctatgcaacttattcaaatttgaaatcatacaattcaatcttaatcaatcatgtagtcaaggacttaagccacttgcaaactattagaaattagttcaaaggataacttaagttcgtatgagaaattccaagacaaaacaacatttagctcaaaacctgttttcaccgattcaactccgcccaaaatatttcttaaaccatcaacacattcacattcccaaatacataaatgcatactcaattattcactctaagtacttcattaaacccaatatcaagtttggaaaagttccatggctcaaagaaaaagttatgataagttttcacaaaaatccacatgacccatgtgtagtaatttaatcatatctcaagttctaaaaatcatttggacgtcaaaccaaagccattagaaagctaacataattatctacaactttcatgtttacacgaAAAACCAATTCAACACGGAAACAAGTGAAAAATGTGAATGTTTTCCAGATTTGCTTGAcagaaaatcggtggccgattttgaccaATCGGGGGCCGATTTTCGTCGAACCAAAACTAGAAAATAAGCTcagaaatcggtggccgattttgggCTTCACAATAGTTCAAAAATCAGCTTAACAATGcgtttttcactcaaaaatcacTCTTAAATCACTAGATTCAAATACAAGACtcccaaattaaattaaacattaCCCATAATCATAACACTTGTAAATAACACTTATACCACTTCAAATCATCAAGTTCAcatccaaaatcataatcaacccattttcaccaaaTCACCAATAACaatccatttctcaacaacaaatcatgaatcatgcaaacccaagccatatatcatcatcaacaatatgactaaacaacaacaacaaccattgatcatgaaacatatcacaattcatcaacaaccatgcataattcaccaattgagcataatttacaaactacccattttcatacatcatgaacttgcaatttcatcatcaacaattcatttaacatcaaattaacatattcaaacatatctctacaacataagcacgaatttcaaatattgggttcatgataatcacttattctcataatcaattatgcatagaacaagagaaaaagaattaactaaatgattatgataaaaactaacccccttaccttagatgaagattaatcccaacttagACTTCtctttagctcctaagctcaccccaatcttgattcttcaagctctccctcttctctctaacccttgttcttcctttctcccactttctctctttacctctctctaactttgtgaaatgaaaagaaTGAATGATATTTCTCTAggacaaccctagtgttatctcctCTAATGGGCTCAACtcaaaattctaatgggcctaacccatcctaacacaattcaaaagtttctatacactccacggtaattactaacaacggtaaaatctcaatttacttaatgaaataactattctcattaatcactaaaagtaattcccaccaaaattataattttacccgttcacacaaaatgaccaaaatatccttaagtctaaaaatgactaaaatacccttctaacacggaaacccatgaaaatgcacccaatgacaattaaatacactcaagcacaaataatcacataataaaagtaattaaaataaatctagctaaaaatcgggctgttacacttTTCAACTCCAACGAAGACCCCACCTCCCTCTTTCTGACCGAACCACCATTCCTCCTTAACACAGCGCTCTCACCACCATCATTGTGTGCGAAGCGATCAAACTGTGCCTCGCGTGCCACCACACGACAATCCCCAATCCAAACAGCGTTCAAAGCTTGTAAAAGTTTCACAGAATTTTTAACGTTCACGTACCGTACGAAGCCGAATTCCTGACCCATAGCGTTTCTATACCTTGCAATATAGACATCTGATAAAATGCCACAAACTTCAAACGCTTGCCGTAACCTGAACAGTGGGATATTGTCCGGAAAATTTGAGACATAAAATGAAGCTTTCCTCCCCTCAGAAACAATGTCAGAACCATGCCATTCAGCAGTTGCAACACGACCTCCCACTTTGTTGGAAGAATTGCCGCTAACCCTAATCCCTTCAAAGCGCCTATCTTGATAGCCATCTTTAGAAACCTTGCCTAAAACCTGTTGTCGATCCTGCCTATAACCTGAAATCGTTCCTCGATGCCCGTCTGGAACCCTTGATCCGTTCTATCTTGTATATTCCGATTCCGTCGCTTTCCGCTTCCTAGACCGCACCACAGCCCAATTTCCCCTTTCCCCCCCGTTTTCTGCCACCCAGGCTGGACCCCGACCCCCCCAGAGTGCCTCACCGCCGGAGAAAAGCTCCGGCGCGGTTGTCGGAAGGTTGCCCTAACAACACCGCCACTCCTGctctctctaactctcatcGCGTTATTATAGTTGACCTCGGTAGTTCTACCACATGCATGCATGTTATATATTGGTTCGAAAGATGATTGAAATACATACAGAATGCGGCAAGCAAGAAGACAGCAAAAGGAGCAAGCTTAACATAAGCCATTGATTGATTGatcaaaagaaagaattaaCCAGCTACAATATACTATTGTTTGTTAATTATGAGCATAGCAATTTAtagataaaataatgtttttgtcTGATCCATGTATCCTGAAATATTGCCTTATTAAATTCAGAAGTGAGGAACACGAGGTTAattgcttataaaaaataaataaaattattcaaaaaataaaaaataaaaaacaattggtCCCCCTCtcgaaaaaataaagaaaaatcttCAAAATGGTCCCCTCAATAAAACTTATATATGGTCCGCTCAAAAAAATCTTCTATAATGCTAATATAACTAAGGTTAATCAAACACAAACTCTGTACAAGGATAGACTGCTACTGCAATAACCCGTgatttaaattcataaaaaataaaatcacaagtTATTGCAATAACTCGTGATTTAACTTAATAAAAACGCTAAACTGTACTTTTCGTCCCCTATATTTCAAAAtgttgcagttttggccccttattaaaaaaaataacaattttggcccctttcatCAAAAAATTGCTGCGAAGACGCCAtgtgtcccaaaaaaggggccataatcgcaactttttgtaaagataaggggtcaaaaaacatatttcccttatgttaggaggtcaaaagagcatatttccctaaacataggggatcacttttgccattttttaataggggatcaaaatcgcaacattttaaaacttagagggcgaaaaataaagtttagcctaataaaaaataagcttttgtcaaaaaaaaaaaaaacttcgtaaaaaataagctgaaaaataaataaataaacattatcGACATTGAAAGATTGGCGACGTGGCATCGACATCTTAATATGTAATGCAATAGTCGGCACACAAATCATTTTCAAAGGAAATGAGAACTCATATAAAAGTCTTTACCAAAGGAAATAAATCCCCATGTGATTTTCAAACAAATGTTAGCATAAAGGATGTTGTTCAATTTTTCTCgatcaatattttcaaaatatcacattaattatagataataaaatataggcttataattatataaatggtcctttaacttatttgttgtttttgatttagtctcttaattttaaatttttcctttTCAGACCCTTAAATTTATCTCAGTTGGTCAATTCAGTCCTAGTCTGGAGACTATCGTTTGAGTTTGCAAAATTAATTCGAGACATAGCCATTTAATGATGAcgataattattttattttttttgacaaaaataaacgatactcattcattcaaattgatagagtacatcgatacaatacaaatccaaattcgctaaaaacaaaaaggaagaatatgtgaacaaactcacaacatccatgttaatagcataaaacgacaaagtatatatgcctacaaatatgactatattcatgtctcCGAAATACCCATGTCCCCGGATCTGCAACCTTGACGACGCCAAAATCATTGTTATTGATCGGATCTgaacttgctcaaagctaatttTTCAACcagaatcaaataaacaccgcactaagacgggaaataaaaaacacaccgcacaaagacgggaaatcaaaacaaacaaagtcgTTCAGAGAAGACgaaatcataaaaacaaaacgaaagaaatcataaaatatgtgaaatcacttattcaattaggataaaaggaaaacaattcggaggggtgatttttgggtcaaaattgaccctaaatcacccctctgaaAAGAAGAAATGAGTGATGGTTAGAGtttgagaagagagagaaagaaattggaattttttaccctttattttatttttgaataggCAAAAAGAAGcctttataaaatcaaaatgcATCAAATAGCACAAGATATGCTAAGTTAATTCTTAAAAACATGGCAAGAACAAAGCATGCGGATAACAAATGCCCTTGAGTACAACAGTAGTGATCCTCCCTTCTATGGGAGAGGCTTAGGTTAAAGGCGATTTAGAGGGGTTGATTTAGGTGTGATCTCGACAGGGGTTTTCTTGGTCATACGTATCCCTAAGGATCTTGGGGAATTAGAGCTACGTAGTTCTATATTTATTGGGACTTAGGTTTATAGTTCTAGCCGACAGGGTCATCTCTATAACATTGGAGGCCCTACTCTCATAGTAAAGATATGCccctagaaagaaagaaagaaaaaacacaatttttttataagggaaaaaatgtttataatgttttatttttagagaataattataatgtttatGATTAGAGGTTTACTATTTTATACGATAAATATCGACCAAAATTTTCCTCATGAGCATAGTTCAGTTGGCAGATATAGTGCATTATAATATGTTGGgcaaggttcgaaccccggacacccaacttattcaccttataaggtgaattctaaccactaggctacttgactaattcaccttataaggtgaattgtagtcactaggctacttgatcaaaaagtcaaaaattacaagaaatgttataaaaaaataagaagacaaaaatatattgtatttttatttgtaaacacTAGATCTTTGGCTCATGCGTCTTCTTCTTCAGAGATAGAGGCAAAACACCAGCCATATTTGATATCAGAATTAGGAAAGCGAGCACAATAATTCCCACTACCCTTTTTTGTGCATTCATCATGAGACCAACATAAGTTAGGTTGTTCCTCAACCTTCTTTTTAATCGTAGAAAGTGGCTCGCAGTTGCCTAAACCCCAAGATGTGCAAATAAAGCAATAACAACCATAGTCACAACCAGTTTCAACGGTGGGGCTGCAAAACGACAAACTGTTTCCttctattttcttcatctcgAACAAACTAGAACGCCGACCCGTGCTGACGCATGGGTCATATTGAAAGTAAATACTaagaaaaatctaaaaactTTTATAAGATGGCAATGAAATAAGTCGTATAATAAGTTTTTACGACATTAATCATACCATGGGAAGGATTTTAATTCCGATGAATCATACAAACAACACAATTTATGATACGTTAACGAAACACTTCTCGATAAAACACATTTGATGTTACATCAGAATATTTGTCATCCTCGTTAGTTATCAATATTGATAGaaatttggcaagtgtaccaataactatcgaagtaataaattaagttcgtatccacgaggactgtgttaatctcaacttagcaataaagttaatatctaggatgtgtaaattttataaCTGTCTGAGGCAGTAGGTTTGTGTgcataaaaagtaataaatgtaGTTGAAAGATGATTTGAAAAGGATAATTAAACCGATGAATCTCATATTGCTTTATATGAGAAGTTTACCTCCCTTTATTCCTAATTACTATTCaatctttacgacaaattaactaagtagatttgatcaatctcttgactcaaaaccctttcctaagttataacct
It encodes:
- the LOC25489262 gene encoding albumin-1, with product MTYVKLAPLAVFLLAAFLIFPMKKVEADKCGAYCPYPRLYCSGDCDCEPFIASLPPRLNFKCVTPHSSAELKKKVEEQPKLCWSHTECTEKGSGNYCARFPNSNLKYGLCFPSISEAVNTFKMASSLKFEKDFLKMSLPA